From one Montipora capricornis isolate CH-2021 chromosome 10, ASM3666992v2, whole genome shotgun sequence genomic stretch:
- the LOC138022133 gene encoding uncharacterized protein, with amino-acid sequence MPSDTERASVPASIAESFHEGDPVRATASGSSGQTLSNAETLELFSQLLDAKFDQKFAAFKRDLDEKEAATQSQLKKLKTETKASSSFNFKGNKVQYEFNSSLLDVIDGVVNNISRGNLSPAISELERVKTLVTKRNKLIRFADKSPAGWTAVEEYESDELADDSEDEKKLRSAERRALVKIREKKRKNASNRPNSTATHTKPSEGPSTGLSAGSSFSSNQPFLRMQSFRGRQPQPADKCFSCGQRGHWANSSVCPSRFRGSVPAVPNSKNAS; translated from the coding sequence atGCCGTCTGATACTGAACGAGCGAGTGTTCCCGCTTCGATCGCTGAATCCTTCCATGAGGGAGATCCCGTTCGTGCAACTGCTTCAGGATCATCGGGTCAAACGTTGTCCAACGCCGAGACTTTGGAGCTGTTTTCTCAGCTCTTAGATGCCAAATTTGACCAAAAGTTCGCCGCGTTTAAACGTGATTTAGATGAGAAAGAAGCTGCTACGCAGTCCCAACTGAAGAAGCTGAAAACAGAAACCAAGGCTTCGAGTTCTTTCAacttcaaaggaaacaaagtgCAATACGAGTTCAACAGCTCTCTGTTGGACGTTATAGACGGGGTTGTCAATAACATCTCACGAGGAAACCTTTCACCAGCTATTTCGGAGCTCGAAAGAGTGAAAACTCTCGTTACTAAACGCAACAAGCTGATTCGTTTCGCGGACAAGAGCCCCGCGGGTTGGACAGCCGTCGAGGAATACGAGTCGGATGAACTCGCCGACGATTCAGAGGATGAGAAAAAACTCCGTTCAGCCGAGAGAAGAGCGCTCGTCAAGATCAGGGAGAAGAAGCGTAAAAATGCGTCTAACCGTCCTAATTCTACAGCTACTCACACCAAACCCAGCGAAGGTCCATCTACTGGTTTGTCCGCTGGCAGTTCGTTTTCTTCTAATCAGCCTTTTCTACGTATGCAGTCCTTTCGTGGGCGTCAGCCCCAACCGGCAGATAAGTGCTTTAGCTGCGGTCAGAGAGGTCACTGGGCGAATTCTTCCGTTTGTCCAAGCCGCTTCAGAGGATCCGTCCCAGCCGTCCCAAACAGTAAAAATGCAAGCTGA
- the LOC138022321 gene encoding integrase/recombinase xerD homolog isoform X2 — MICPHHDLKIHATKSTSTINTVVHSFEKKTPIENPGAKEIGRCAFASKVAHLRDPELRKLAEGLPLRAAKAKASSTTERYSRAFQKFREWSACFEEVVCLPSDELSVVLYLEFLLQQSFPYSALESACYGINWAHNLYGFPSPCDSKLVRNVLEAAKRELAKPVVKKEPVTPEMISSICNRFAGPNANLSDLRLAAICVTAYSAFLRYNELASLRCCDVSFCDTFVKIYVFKSKTDVYRDGAHVLLAKSDSVSCPFHLLNRYVSAANLDLSSSLPFFRSLYFHKGTSSYSLRSAGMSYTRTREIALQAFAELGYPKHLFGLHSLRAGGASAAANAGVSDRLFKRHGRWRTDRAKDGYIKDSLESLLSVSKSLHT, encoded by the exons ATGATCtgcccacatcatgatttaaagatTCATGCGACAAAGTCAACAAGCACCATTAATACCGTAGTTCATTCGttcgaaaaaaaaacacccatTGAGAATCCCGGAGCCAAGGAAATAGGTAG ATGTGCATTTGCCTCGAAAGTTGCCCACTTACGAGATCCTGAGCTTCGCAAGTTAGCGGAAGGTCTTCCCTTGCGTGCCGCCAAAGCTAAGGCCTCATCAACAACGGAGCGTTACTCAAGAGCTTTCCAGAAATTTAGAGAATGGTCTGCTTGTTTTGAAGAGGTCGTTTGCTTGCCTTCTGATGAGTTGTCAGTAGTcctttatttggagtttttgCTGCAGCAAAGTTTCCCATACTCCGCACTGGAGTCTGCCTGTTATGGCATAAATTGGGCTCACAATTTGTATGGATTTCCAAGTCCTTGCGATTCTAAACTGGTAAGGAATGTGCTTGAGGCTGCAAAAAGGGAGCTCGCGAAACCTGTTGTTAAGAAAGAACCTGTCACTCCTGAAATGATTTCGAGTATATGTAACAGGTTTGCGGGTCCCAATGCTAACCTTTCTGATCTTCGCTTAGCTGCGATTTGTGTGACTGCCTATTCGGCTTTTCTCCGCTACAACGAGTTAGCTAGCCTTCGTTGTTGTGACGTCAGTTTTTGTGATACTTTCGTGAAGATATATGTATTCAAGAGCAAAACAGATGTTTATAGGGATGGCGCCCATGTTTTGTTGGCAAAATCTGACTCTGTTTCTTGCCCTTTTCACTTGCTTAACAGATACGTTAGTGCCGCAAATTTAGACTTGTCCTCGTCTTTACCTTTTTTCCGCTCCTTGTATTTTCATAAAGGTACTTCTTCTTATAGTTTGCGTTCCGCGGGTATGAGTTATACCAGAACTAGGGAAATAGCTTTGCAAGCGTTCGCGGAATTAGGGTATCCTAAGCACTTGTTCGGTTTACACAGTCTAAGAGCAGGAGGTGCTTCCGCAGCCGCTAACGCAGGCGTTAGTGATCGGCTTTT
- the LOC138018997 gene encoding uncharacterized protein, translating into MISRLMAAGFSLPPPSALEIHDANVAEKWKKFRFAWDNYSLVTELNKRNEKVQVATLLTIIGEEARDVYSTFTDWESEESKQKITPVLDKFAAYCRPRRNIPFERYRFNKRAQEPGESHDQYKTELRKLAENCDFHSITTDEILSDRLIFGIRDGKVRERLLRESQRTLEKTDEICRASESTASQMKEVSGGESVSAFESETKARRRQHKKQDRNKPEEESNKPCGNCGRRHEPGQCFARGRACNTCGKMGHFASVCRSGKLGKERVSRTRVKTIEQHEDIDSEESDVYVISDISAVTLDDSQYWTTM; encoded by the exons ATGATATCGCGATTAATGGCCGCAGGATTCAGTTTACCGCCGCCCTCGGCACTCGAAATTCATGATGCCAACGTGGCAGAGAAATGGAAAAAGTTTCGCTTCGCTTGGGACAACTACTCGCTTGTGACTGAACTTAACAAGAGGAACGAGAAAGTGCAGGTGGCTACATTACTAACTATTATTGGAGAGGAAGCAAGAGACGTGTACTCAACCTTCACAGACTGGGAGAGcgaggaaagcaaacaaaaaataacGCCTGTGTTGGATAAATTTGCAGCGTACTGCCGGCCTCGCAGAAACATACCCTTCGAGCGCTATCGCTTTAACAAGCGGGCGCAAGAACCCGGTGAATCGCACGATCAGTATAAGACTGAACTGCGAAAATTGGCTGAGAATTGTGATTTTCACTCGATCACAACCGATGAGATCCTGAGTGACCGACTCATTTTCGGTATACGTGATGGCAAAGTCCGCGAGCGACTACTCAGAGAGTCCCAGCGAACACTGGAGAAGACCGACGAAATATGCCGAGCGTCCGAAAGCACAGCATCGCAAATGAAGGAAGTGAGCGGCGGTGAAAGTGTGAGTGCTTTCGAAAGCGAAACAAAAGCAAGACGACGACAGCACAAGAAACAGGATCGCAACAAACCGGAGGAGGAGTCAAACAAACCTTGTGGTAATTGCGGACGCAGGCACGAACCCGGACAGTGTTTCGCCCGGGGCAGAGCATGTAATACATGCGGCAAGATGGGGCATTTCGCTTCTGTGTGTCGCAGTGGCAAACTGGGTAAAGAAAGGGTAAGCAGAACAAGAGTGAAGACGATCGAACAACATGAGGACATTGATTCCGAAGAGAGTGACGTCTACGTGATAAGTGACATCTCCGCTGTCACGCTTGACGATTCGCA ATACTGGACCACAATGTAA
- the LOC138022324 gene encoding uncharacterized protein isoform X1 — MKDLEAKYHTPENCPNLCVPKVNPVLWHDLPRSSKTKDLGLQEVQRGIVKATQPILTLLEDALVALKVQEKIEPSTFVSKLSDSVTFMCHASYKTSMTRRETLEDVINSNYKQSKEAVFFKLRRAIPLSLQKGKPSEFQVLEHNNKVTTEATLTHLNKSVIETSEGQCPAISSDCTNLANTDLVPGFTDSVSDETYPPTSHEQSTLPSEQANSSSYGKEASPCRLDLISQHLRERGVSEQAAQLVCSSWSKGTEKQYRPAWQKWCSWCSKEQIEPLQATPAQVANFLSVEFGANKSYSTLNLYRSAISSTLHVIEENKIGEHPIVSRCIKVSWCSWLHNGAISGYNNQNAVTLPLGRYILLRVLLSILKEK, encoded by the exons ATGAAAGATTTGGAGGCCAAATATCACACGCCTGAAAACTGCCCAAATCTCTGCGTTCCTAAAGTGAACCCAGTATTATGGCATGATTTGCCAAGGTCGTCCAAGACCAAGGACCTTGGCTTACAAGAAGTGCAGAGAGGAATAGTAAAAGCCACACAACCCATCCTTACTTTACTAGAGGATGCTTTAGTAGCTCTAAAAGTTCAGGAGAAAATTGAACCCAGCACTTTTGTGTCTAAACTTTCAGATAGCGTGACCTTTATGTGCCACGCTAGCTATAAAACTTCTATGACTAGAAGGGAAACCCTAGAAGATGTCATCAATTCAAACTACAAGCAGAGCAAGGAAGCCGTATTTTTTAAATTACGAAGGGCGATACCGCTCTCGTTACAGAAGGGAAAGCCCTCTGAGTTCCAAGTCCTCGAACACAACAACAAAGTAACGACAGAAGCAACCTTGACCCATTTGAATAAG AGTGTTATCGAAACTTCAGAGGGACAATGTCCAGCAATTTCTTCTGATTGCACCAATCTGGCCAACACAGACTTGGTACCCGGCTTTACTGACTCTGTCAGTGATGAAACCTATCCTCCTACCAGCCATGAACAATCTACTCTGCCTAGTGAACAAGCCAACAGTTCATCCTATGGGAAGGAAGCTTCGCCTTGCCGCCTGGATCTTATCAGCCAGCATCTCCGAGAGAGAGGCGTTTCTGAGCAAGCAGCCCAACTGGTGTGCTCGTCCTGGTCGAAGGGGACAGAAAAGCAGTATAGACCTGCGTGGCAGAAATGGTGTAGCTGGTGTTCTAAGGAACAAATTGAACCACTTCAAGCAACTCCAGCACAGGTAGCAAATTTCCTGTCAGTCGAGTTTGGTGCAAACAAAAGCTATAGCACACTGAACTTGTACAGATCTGCTATTTCATCTACTCTTCATGTGATTGAAGAGAATAAGATTGGGGAGCATCCTATTGTTAGTCGGTGTATAAAAG TTTCTTGGTGTTCCTGGCTCCACAATGGTGCCATATCTGgctacaataatcaaaatgcg GTAACCCTTCCGTTAGGGAGGTATATCCTGTTAAGGGTTCTCCTGTCAATACTTAAAGAAAAGTAA
- the LOC138022324 gene encoding uncharacterized protein isoform X2, with translation MKDLEAKYHTPENCPNLCVPKVNPVLWHDLPRSSKTKDLGLQEVQRGIVKATQPILTLLEDALVALKVQEKIEPSTFVSKLSDSVTFMCHASYKTSMTRRETLEDVINSNYKQSKEAVFFKLRRAIPLSLQKGKPSEFQVLEHNNKVTTEATLTHLNKSVIETSEGQCPAISSDCTNLANTDLVPGFTDSVSDETYPPTSHEQSTLPSEQANSSSYGKEASPCRLDLISQHLRERGVSEQAAQLVCSSWSKGTEKQYRPAWQKWCSWCSKEQIEPLQATPAQFLGVPGSTMVPYLATIIKMR, from the exons ATGAAAGATTTGGAGGCCAAATATCACACGCCTGAAAACTGCCCAAATCTCTGCGTTCCTAAAGTGAACCCAGTATTATGGCATGATTTGCCAAGGTCGTCCAAGACCAAGGACCTTGGCTTACAAGAAGTGCAGAGAGGAATAGTAAAAGCCACACAACCCATCCTTACTTTACTAGAGGATGCTTTAGTAGCTCTAAAAGTTCAGGAGAAAATTGAACCCAGCACTTTTGTGTCTAAACTTTCAGATAGCGTGACCTTTATGTGCCACGCTAGCTATAAAACTTCTATGACTAGAAGGGAAACCCTAGAAGATGTCATCAATTCAAACTACAAGCAGAGCAAGGAAGCCGTATTTTTTAAATTACGAAGGGCGATACCGCTCTCGTTACAGAAGGGAAAGCCCTCTGAGTTCCAAGTCCTCGAACACAACAACAAAGTAACGACAGAAGCAACCTTGACCCATTTGAATAAG AGTGTTATCGAAACTTCAGAGGGACAATGTCCAGCAATTTCTTCTGATTGCACCAATCTGGCCAACACAGACTTGGTACCCGGCTTTACTGACTCTGTCAGTGATGAAACCTATCCTCCTACCAGCCATGAACAATCTACTCTGCCTAGTGAACAAGCCAACAGTTCATCCTATGGGAAGGAAGCTTCGCCTTGCCGCCTGGATCTTATCAGCCAGCATCTCCGAGAGAGAGGCGTTTCTGAGCAAGCAGCCCAACTGGTGTGCTCGTCCTGGTCGAAGGGGACAGAAAAGCAGTATAGACCTGCGTGGCAGAAATGGTGTAGCTGGTGTTCTAAGGAACAAATTGAACCACTTCAAGCAACTCCAGCACAG TTTCTTGGTGTTCCTGGCTCCACAATGGTGCCATATCTGgctacaataatcaaaatgcg GTAA